GGCGGTTGTCGAGCAGCGCCTTCACCAGCTCGCGGCTGCGCGCGGGCGAGAAGCGCCAGTCGGTCTTGAAGCTCACGAGCAGGAACTTGGCCGTGGCCCCGGCGAAAGCCACGCTGAGGTTGCCGCCATGGGAACGCGCGGGGTCGAAGTAGTCGAGCGCGCGCGTGATCAAGAGGTAGGTGTTGGCGTCGAAGTACTCGCTGAACTTGTCGCCCTGGTAGCGCAGGTAGCTCTCGATCTGGAACTCGACGTCCTGCGTGGAATAGCGGTAGTCCAGCGCCGCCGCCTCGCCCTCGACCGCGCTGCGCAGGATGCGTCCGAACTTCGCGTTCATGACATCGTCGCTCAGGTAGGTGATGTGGCCGATCATCCGCGCGATGCGCAGGCCCCGCTTGGGGATCACGCCGTGCTCGTAGAAATGGCCGCCGTGGAAGTCGGGGTCGGTGACGATGGCGCGGCGCGCCACTTCGTTGAAGGCGATGTTCTCGGCCGTGAGGTTGGGCGCGCTGGCCACCACCACGGCATGCCGCACGCGCTCGGGGTACTGCAGCGTCCACGACAGCGCCTGCATGCCGCCGAGGCTGCCGCCCATCACGGCCGCGAGCGTGCGGATGCCGAGCGCGTCGAGCAGTGCCGCCTGGGCATCGACCCAATCTTCGACCGTGACCACCGGGAAGTCCGCGCCGTAGACGCGGCCGGTTTCGGGGTTGACGTGCATCGGACCGGTGGAGCCGAAGCAGGAACCGAGGTTGTTCACGCCGATCACGAAGAAGCGGTCGGTGTCGACCGGCTTGCCCGGGCCCACCATGTTGTCCCACCAGCCTTCGGACCGCGCCTGGCCCTCGTAGGTGCCGGCGACATGGTGCGAGGCATTGAGCGCATGGCACACCAGCACCGCGTTGCTGCGCTCGGCGTTCAGCGCGCCGTAGGTTTCGTAGGCGAGCGTGTAGCTGCCCAGCGATGCGCCGCTGCGCAGGGCCAGCGGGCCCTCGAACTGCATCGACTGCGGAGTGACGACCAAGGAAGGTGACGACATCAATGAAAAAACCCGGCCTCGCCAAAAACGAGCCGGGTTGTCGCCAACGGACTGTCTTTAGCTGAATTTATTAAGCGCC
This genomic window from Variovorax paradoxus contains:
- the metX gene encoding homoserine O-succinyltransferase MetX; translated protein: MSSPSLVVTPQSMQFEGPLALRSGASLGSYTLAYETYGALNAERSNAVLVCHALNASHHVAGTYEGQARSEGWWDNMVGPGKPVDTDRFFVIGVNNLGSCFGSTGPMHVNPETGRVYGADFPVVTVEDWVDAQAALLDALGIRTLAAVMGGSLGGMQALSWTLQYPERVRHAVVVASAPNLTAENIAFNEVARRAIVTDPDFHGGHFYEHGVIPKRGLRIARMIGHITYLSDDVMNAKFGRILRSAVEGEAAALDYRYSTQDVEFQIESYLRYQGDKFSEYFDANTYLLITRALDYFDPARSHGGNLSVAFAGATAKFLLVSFKTDWRFSPARSRELVKALLDNRRNVSYAEIDAPHGHDAFLLDDVRYMGVVRSYFERVAHEVLAEGSAS